A single window of Intrasporangium calvum DSM 43043 DNA harbors:
- a CDS encoding FHA domain-containing protein FhaB/FipA — MSELTLTLLRLGLLALLWIFVFSVVGVLRTDIYGTSVSRRSQRKALREQERQQQRAAKEARRAPAPAPLAGPDPTPQRARFGRGRSRGAPTKVVVTEGPLAGTSLPLRGQAILIGRNPECALVLDDDYASGRHCRIFQDPATVGGWVVEDLGSTNGTFIGRDKLTSPQPVEVGTTLRIGTTLLEFRD, encoded by the coding sequence ATGAGCGAACTGACCCTCACCCTGCTGCGGCTGGGGCTGCTTGCGCTGCTGTGGATCTTCGTCTTCAGCGTGGTCGGAGTGCTCCGCACCGACATCTACGGGACGAGCGTCTCGCGCCGTTCGCAGCGCAAGGCCCTGCGCGAGCAGGAGCGTCAGCAGCAGCGGGCGGCGAAGGAGGCCCGGCGCGCCCCGGCGCCCGCCCCGCTGGCCGGGCCTGACCCGACGCCGCAGCGGGCCCGCTTCGGCCGGGGTCGCTCGAGGGGTGCACCCACCAAGGTCGTCGTGACCGAGGGCCCCCTGGCGGGGACCTCGCTCCCGTTGCGTGGCCAGGCCATCCTCATCGGACGCAACCCCGAGTGCGCCCTCGTCCTCGACGACGACTACGCGTCCGGGCGGCACTGCCGCATCTTCCAGGACCCGGCGACCGTCGGCGGGTGGGTGGTCGAGGACCTCGGGTCCACCAACGGCACGTTCATCGGCCGGGACAAGCTGACGTCGCCCCAGCCGGTCGAGGTGGGCACGACGTTGCGCATCGGCACGACACTCCTCGAGTTCCGGGACTGA
- a CDS encoding FhaA domain-containing protein, with protein MGIINRVEHGLAKAVHGAFARAFKSEVQPVEIASAIRRAMDDRAALLGHGRAMVPNLYTIELSATDYDRLGDYEDELSDDLVAAAQEHADSQGYQPGGPLEVILIEGEGLETGVFRVRPATAKRPGSDTPPPPRSAPPAPRPTPSGTLVDEQPPSRPARVNPSARPWLDISGDRYPLLGSLTTLGRDESADIVLDDPGVSRRHSEIRVTTDGPHLVTSIRDLNSTNGTFVNGERITSVRLEDGDRLTLGRTSATFRAGRR; from the coding sequence GTGGGAATCATCAACCGGGTCGAGCACGGTCTCGCCAAGGCTGTCCACGGCGCCTTCGCCCGCGCGTTCAAGTCCGAGGTGCAGCCCGTCGAGATCGCCTCGGCGATCCGACGGGCCATGGACGACCGGGCGGCGCTGCTCGGTCACGGGCGCGCCATGGTCCCGAACCTCTACACCATCGAGCTCAGCGCGACCGACTACGACCGGCTCGGCGACTACGAGGACGAACTGTCCGACGACCTCGTCGCTGCCGCCCAGGAGCACGCCGACTCACAGGGCTACCAGCCGGGCGGTCCGCTCGAGGTCATCCTCATCGAGGGAGAGGGTCTCGAGACCGGCGTCTTCCGAGTGCGGCCGGCCACGGCCAAGCGTCCCGGCAGTGACACGCCGCCACCGCCCCGCTCCGCGCCGCCGGCCCCGCGACCGACCCCGAGCGGCACCCTCGTCGACGAGCAGCCGCCGAGCCGGCCGGCTCGGGTCAACCCGTCAGCCCGGCCCTGGCTCGACATCAGCGGTGACCGTTACCCGCTGCTCGGCAGCCTGACGACGCTCGGTCGCGACGAGTCGGCCGACATCGTGCTCGACGACCCCGGGGTGTCGCGCCGCCACAGCGAGATCCGGGTGACCACCGACGGGCCGCACCTCGTCACGTCGATCCGCGACCTCAACTCGACCAACGGCACCTTCGTCAACGGCGAGCGCATCACGAGCGTGCGCCTCGAGGACGGCGACCGTCTCACGCTCGGCCGGACCTCCGCCACGTTCCGTGCGGGTCGCCGGTGA
- a CDS encoding MinD/ParA family ATP-binding protein codes for MSNDDSGGAKGQGIPGYSANNTIPGGFSLPLPTATNSAADAVAEAPEPADPWSSTWDDTSWQLPEPDSSVSLYSRDELSQYAGTDHGDRSDWADSYDHGGDQAGAPRTGALSGWDAWEPSGASGFNPDTGHWSDLQHNDETAARSAEEYSGWTPAGSPAPAPLNGLHHPGVHVAAVQAHAATPPIDPDVAAAAVELGHDPGSAAYGPEPLVHVDHERPNADDLITVRSKGERQKVKASSGLRRAFGLGPGLRELLERDRIDRIARPLSGRKTIMVINTKGGGGKTLVTLMLASYLGRYRSGSVLAWDNNETEGTLGMRAPSQSHHRTVVDLLGALPSIAADPNAGTSELEHWVREQRGLSFDVLASADDDEAMRVIGEQEFEDLHTQLSRFYRMIVVDTGNNRLSPNWLAAAARADMLVFATSLKDDTSVVAAKNLDALVAMGRGDLVKNAVCVISHTTAKGNDVGAGVHTREHFEQWVRAVVDIPYDPALAPGLHLDPLKISRKTHESCMEMTATVVDGL; via the coding sequence ATGAGCAACGACGACAGCGGCGGCGCCAAGGGGCAGGGCATCCCCGGCTACTCCGCCAACAACACCATTCCCGGCGGGTTCTCCCTCCCACTCCCCACGGCAACGAACTCTGCCGCCGACGCCGTCGCCGAGGCCCCCGAGCCGGCTGATCCCTGGTCCTCCACCTGGGACGACACGTCCTGGCAGCTGCCTGAGCCCGACTCCAGCGTCAGCCTCTACTCCCGTGACGAGCTGAGCCAGTACGCCGGCACGGACCACGGCGACCGGTCCGACTGGGCCGACTCCTACGACCACGGCGGGGACCAGGCGGGCGCCCCGAGAACCGGCGCGCTCAGCGGGTGGGATGCGTGGGAGCCCTCAGGCGCGAGCGGGTTCAACCCCGACACCGGCCACTGGTCCGACCTGCAGCACAACGACGAGACGGCCGCCCGGTCAGCGGAGGAGTACTCCGGTTGGACCCCGGCCGGCTCGCCCGCACCGGCCCCCCTCAACGGCCTGCACCATCCGGGCGTGCACGTCGCCGCCGTGCAGGCGCACGCCGCGACGCCCCCGATCGACCCGGACGTGGCCGCAGCGGCAGTGGAGCTCGGGCACGATCCGGGCTCAGCGGCATACGGCCCGGAACCGTTGGTGCACGTCGACCACGAGCGACCGAACGCCGACGACCTCATCACGGTCCGCTCGAAGGGGGAGCGGCAGAAGGTCAAGGCGAGCTCCGGTCTGCGACGCGCCTTCGGCCTCGGACCGGGGCTGAGGGAGCTGCTCGAGCGCGACCGCATCGACCGGATCGCCCGACCCCTGTCCGGCCGCAAGACGATCATGGTCATCAACACCAAGGGCGGCGGCGGCAAGACCCTGGTCACCCTCATGCTCGCGAGCTACCTCGGCCGGTACCGCTCCGGCTCCGTCCTGGCCTGGGACAACAACGAGACCGAGGGCACGCTCGGCATGCGAGCCCCGTCGCAGAGCCACCACCGCACCGTCGTCGACCTCCTCGGCGCCCTGCCGTCGATCGCGGCCGACCCCAACGCCGGCACGTCCGAGCTCGAGCACTGGGTCCGGGAGCAGCGCGGCCTGTCGTTCGACGTCCTCGCCTCGGCAGACGACGACGAGGCGATGCGCGTCATCGGGGAGCAGGAGTTCGAGGACCTGCACACCCAGCTGTCCCGCTTCTACCGGATGATCGTCGTCGACACGGGCAACAACCGACTGTCCCCGAACTGGCTCGCAGCAGCGGCCCGCGCCGACATGCTCGTCTTCGCGACGTCACTCAAGGACGACACCTCCGTCGTCGCGGCGAAGAACCTCGACGCGCTCGTGGCGATGGGCCGCGGCGACCTCGTCAAGAACGCCGTCTGCGTGATCTCGCACACGACGGCCAAGGGCAACGACGTCGGTGCCGGCGTGCACACGCGTGAGCACTTCGAGCAGTGGGTCCGCGCGGTCGTCGACATTCCGTACGACCCGGCGCTCGCACCGGGCCTCCACCTCGACCCGCTCAAGATCAGCCGGAAGACCCACGAGTCGTGCATGGAGATGACGGCCACCGTCGTCGACGGCCTCTGA
- a CDS encoding LON peptidase substrate-binding domain-containing protein: MASLPLFPLGAVLLPGARLPLQVFEPRYVALLRDLIAAQDEHSPVFGIIAIREGNEVGEGAVRSLYDVGCGALLTHVAALGGQRFFVIVEGTDRFRLGTVDRTAGTRYTTAQVSWLDEPDGDPAAIAPLAGRLRAELEAFRELARVAQQRAGDPGAGEVVIPQVPRALAYAVPLIVSLDLADRQRLLECPDTESRLRLGLELTHRERELAHALGATLKAPQSPFDLS, translated from the coding sequence GTGGCCTCCCTGCCGCTCTTCCCGCTCGGCGCGGTGCTTCTGCCCGGGGCCCGGCTCCCGCTGCAGGTGTTCGAGCCGCGGTACGTCGCGCTCCTGCGTGACCTCATCGCCGCCCAGGACGAGCACTCGCCCGTGTTCGGCATCATCGCCATCCGGGAGGGGAACGAGGTCGGCGAGGGCGCGGTCCGCTCGCTGTACGACGTCGGCTGCGGGGCCCTGCTGACCCACGTGGCCGCCCTCGGAGGCCAGCGGTTCTTCGTCATCGTCGAGGGGACGGACCGGTTCCGGCTCGGGACGGTCGACCGCACTGCCGGCACCCGGTACACGACGGCGCAGGTGTCGTGGCTCGACGAGCCTGACGGGGACCCTGCGGCGATCGCGCCGCTTGCCGGACGGTTGCGGGCCGAGCTCGAGGCGTTCCGGGAGCTGGCCCGCGTCGCCCAGCAGCGGGCCGGTGACCCGGGCGCGGGCGAGGTGGTGATCCCACAGGTGCCGCGTGCGCTCGCCTATGCGGTGCCGCTCATCGTGTCGCTCGACCTGGCAGACCGTCAGCGCCTCCTCGAGTGTCCTGACACCGAGTCGCGCTTGCGTCTCGGGCTGGAGCTGACGCACCGCGAGCGTGAGCTGGCCCACGCGCTGGGCGCGACCCTCAAGGCTCCCCAGTCCCCCTTCGACCTGAGCTAG
- a CDS encoding M50 family metallopeptidase — MDWMDQLVARLEPATGDVTLTAAAVWTVLAGSLLVVAVEPLWRVLRIAVTLVHELGHAVVGMAVGRRFTGFVLRGDMSGHAVTVGRPRGPGRVVSTWAGYPAPALVGAAMAWLAGRGWAAAFIAGVIVVLLVALVRVRSALTLLVMLVALAATGALWWWRDDVLQAQLLVGTGIVLVVGAWRHLAAVAGSRDRSSDPGVLASLTHIPGVVWTLSFALACAAGSWLLAVEVLTALR; from the coding sequence ATGGACTGGATGGACCAGCTGGTTGCCCGCCTCGAACCGGCGACCGGTGACGTGACGCTGACCGCCGCAGCCGTGTGGACCGTGCTGGCCGGCTCGCTGCTCGTCGTCGCAGTGGAGCCGTTGTGGCGAGTGCTCCGGATCGCCGTGACGCTCGTGCACGAGCTCGGTCACGCAGTGGTCGGGATGGCAGTGGGTCGGCGCTTCACCGGCTTCGTCCTCCGTGGCGACATGTCGGGGCACGCGGTGACCGTGGGGCGGCCACGCGGGCCGGGACGTGTCGTGTCCACGTGGGCGGGTTATCCGGCTCCGGCCCTCGTCGGTGCGGCGATGGCGTGGCTGGCCGGGCGGGGCTGGGCGGCGGCGTTCATCGCGGGCGTCATCGTGGTCCTGCTCGTCGCCCTCGTCCGGGTCCGGTCGGCGCTCACCCTGCTCGTCATGCTCGTCGCCCTGGCTGCAACAGGTGCGCTCTGGTGGTGGCGCGACGACGTCCTCCAGGCGCAGCTGCTGGTCGGCACGGGCATCGTGCTCGTCGTCGGGGCGTGGCGCCACCTCGCGGCCGTGGCGGGGAGCCGCGACCGGTCGAGCGACCCAGGAGTCCTCGCGTCGCTGACGCACATCCCCGGAGTCGTCTGGACCCTCAGCTTCGCGCTCGCCTGCGCGGCGGGCTCGTGGCTGCTGGCGGTCGAGGTGCTCACGGCCCTCCGCTGA
- a CDS encoding alpha/beta hydrolase, with translation MRSSTDTLTTTDGTPLFVRRWLPDGPGRAVVQLAHGMAEHSARYERFAERLTREGYAVYAADHRGHGQTASSATPDHGYLADRAGFDTVVADLHAVTEMARRQHPDLPVVLFGHSMGSFLARAYVLTWGHELAGLVLSGTAGDPGALGRVGRVVALAQARARGRRHPSGLMNTLTFGQYNAPFKPNRTAFDWLSRDPEEVDKYVADLECGNVFTAGFYADLLEGLARVNADGEVSRVSKDLPILLVSGDMDPVGGMGKGVARVAAQYERLGVRDVTMKVYPEARHELLNETNRDEVMDDIVAWLAERLPAH, from the coding sequence ATGCGGTCGAGCACCGACACCCTGACCACGACCGACGGCACCCCGCTCTTCGTCCGGCGCTGGCTGCCTGACGGGCCGGGCCGCGCCGTGGTCCAGCTCGCGCACGGGATGGCCGAGCACTCCGCGCGGTACGAACGGTTCGCGGAGCGCCTGACGCGGGAGGGGTACGCCGTCTACGCCGCGGACCACCGTGGACACGGGCAGACCGCTTCGTCCGCGACTCCGGACCACGGGTACCTGGCCGACAGGGCGGGGTTCGACACCGTGGTCGCCGACCTGCACGCAGTGACCGAGATGGCCCGGCGCCAGCACCCGGACCTGCCGGTCGTGCTCTTCGGCCACAGCATGGGGTCGTTCCTCGCTCGTGCCTACGTGCTCACCTGGGGTCACGAGCTCGCGGGGCTCGTGCTGTCCGGCACTGCAGGGGATCCCGGCGCCCTCGGTCGGGTCGGGCGCGTGGTGGCGCTGGCCCAGGCGCGGGCGCGTGGCCGGCGGCACCCGAGCGGGCTGATGAACACGCTGACGTTCGGCCAGTACAACGCACCGTTCAAGCCGAACCGGACGGCCTTCGACTGGTTGTCCCGGGACCCCGAGGAGGTCGACAAGTACGTCGCGGACCTCGAGTGCGGCAACGTGTTCACCGCCGGCTTCTACGCTGACCTGCTCGAGGGCCTGGCGCGGGTCAATGCCGACGGGGAAGTGTCCCGGGTGTCCAAGGACCTGCCCATCCTCCTGGTCTCGGGCGACATGGACCCCGTGGGCGGCATGGGCAAGGGCGTCGCTCGGGTTGCCGCGCAGTACGAGCGGCTCGGCGTGCGTGACGTCACGATGAAGGTCTACCCGGAGGCGCGTCACGAGCTGCTCAACGAGACGAACCGCGACGAGGTCATGGACGACATCGTCGCGTGGTTGGCCGAGCGGCTCCCGGCGCACTAG
- a CDS encoding LacI family DNA-binding transcriptional regulator, which translates to MADIAAEAHVSVKTVSRVVNHEPGVRPDTAERVRGVIERIGFRRGDSGSTLRHGRTFTIGLVVEDLADPFYSQISAAVEREARIHRYLLVTASAEGSPTRERSVLKGLVARRVDGLVVVPAGETPVADPTVISSRTPVVYLDRPVLSETPVDTVLSDNLGGIRSAVEHLVAHGHRRIGFLGDSPDVWTARQRREGFITTLRDLRLPGTPLVAMGPHTPETVRTALTRWTSGADPVTAVITGNTRVTIPALTSLHHWATQLSYVAYDDFELSDVVEPAVTVVHQDPAAMGQKAAQQLFARLLGDEGPAQVVVLPTRLIVRASGVPRHPGRDVRTVSAS; encoded by the coding sequence ATGGCCGACATCGCCGCCGAAGCGCACGTCTCCGTCAAGACAGTCTCCCGCGTCGTCAACCACGAGCCCGGGGTTCGTCCGGACACCGCCGAACGCGTCCGGGGCGTCATCGAACGGATCGGGTTCCGGCGTGGCGACAGCGGGTCGACCCTGCGCCACGGCCGTACCTTCACGATCGGGCTCGTCGTCGAGGACCTCGCCGATCCGTTCTACTCGCAGATCAGCGCCGCCGTGGAGCGTGAGGCGCGGATCCACCGCTACCTCCTCGTGACCGCCTCAGCGGAGGGCTCACCGACCCGCGAGCGCTCGGTCCTCAAGGGTCTCGTCGCCCGGCGCGTCGACGGCCTGGTCGTCGTGCCGGCCGGCGAGACACCGGTCGCCGACCCGACGGTCATCTCGAGCCGGACCCCGGTTGTCTACCTCGACCGGCCCGTCCTCAGCGAGACACCGGTCGACACCGTGCTGTCGGACAACCTCGGCGGCATCCGCAGCGCCGTGGAGCACCTCGTCGCCCACGGGCACCGGCGGATCGGCTTCCTCGGTGACTCGCCGGACGTCTGGACCGCGCGGCAGCGCCGTGAGGGGTTCATCACGACGCTCCGCGACCTCCGGCTGCCCGGCACCCCGCTCGTCGCCATGGGTCCGCACACCCCCGAGACGGTGCGGACCGCCCTGACCCGGTGGACGTCAGGCGCCGACCCGGTCACCGCTGTCATCACCGGCAACACCCGCGTGACGATCCCGGCCCTCACGTCCCTGCACCACTGGGCGACGCAGCTCTCGTACGTCGCCTACGACGACTTCGAGCTGTCCGACGTCGTCGAGCCCGCCGTCACCGTCGTCCACCAGGACCCGGCCGCGATGGGCCAGAAGGCAGCGCAGCAGCTCTTCGCCCGGCTGCTCGGCGACGAGGGTCCGGCCCAGGTCGTCGTCCTGCCCACCCGTCTCATCGTCCGTGCGTCAGGCGTGCCACGGCATCCCGGCCGTGACGTGCGGACCGTGAGCGCCTCATGA
- a CDS encoding ABC transporter substrate-binding protein → MRNRSVATVAIATIAALGLAACGSSNEPTPTPGGDTSSLATTSGGAGGEVGVFTWWAAGSEKKGLDELEKLFKEKYPNDTFVNLAVAGGAGSNAKAKLASDLQNNQPPGSFQGHAGAELLDYIDAEQIEPVNDVIAALGGDKVFPKSLLDRLTVDGNIYSVPSNIHRANVVWANTEVLKNAGINAVPTDIKGWIADMEKVKASGVATPLSVAGTWTQLQLFETVLISDLGVDKYNGLFDGKTAWDSPEVKQAAADYKTLLTYANTASDGDDWPVATDMVIDGKAAYNVMGDWAVAEFAAKGKKEQTDYQYFAVPGQEGVFDFLADSFTLPKGTKNPGGTKDWLMLIGSAEGQKAFNLAKGSIPARTDVPATDFPPYQQSAMEAFKTNDIVSSIAHGAAVSLAWNADMSTAISKFYTTKDDAGLVTDLTAAAKKYLP, encoded by the coding sequence ATGCGCAACAGGTCTGTTGCAACCGTGGCGATCGCGACGATCGCCGCCCTCGGCCTCGCCGCGTGCGGGTCGTCGAACGAGCCAACCCCGACGCCGGGTGGTGACACGTCGTCGCTGGCGACGACGTCCGGCGGAGCCGGTGGCGAGGTCGGCGTCTTCACCTGGTGGGCCGCGGGCTCCGAGAAGAAGGGCCTCGACGAGCTGGAGAAGCTCTTCAAGGAGAAGTATCCCAACGACACGTTCGTCAACCTCGCCGTCGCCGGTGGCGCGGGCTCGAACGCCAAGGCCAAGCTGGCCTCGGACCTGCAGAACAACCAGCCGCCCGGCTCCTTCCAGGGCCACGCGGGCGCGGAGCTGCTCGACTACATCGACGCGGAGCAGATCGAGCCGGTCAACGACGTCATCGCCGCGCTCGGTGGCGACAAGGTCTTCCCGAAGAGCCTCCTCGACCGCCTCACGGTGGACGGGAACATCTACTCGGTGCCGTCCAACATCCACCGCGCGAACGTCGTGTGGGCCAACACCGAGGTGCTCAAGAACGCCGGGATCAACGCCGTCCCGACGGACATCAAGGGCTGGATCGCCGACATGGAGAAGGTCAAGGCCTCCGGAGTCGCCACGCCGCTGTCCGTCGCCGGTACGTGGACGCAGCTGCAGCTCTTCGAGACCGTCCTCATCTCGGACCTCGGAGTCGACAAGTACAACGGCCTCTTCGACGGCAAGACCGCGTGGGACTCCCCCGAGGTGAAGCAGGCCGCAGCCGACTACAAGACGCTGCTGACCTACGCCAACACCGCCTCCGACGGTGACGACTGGCCCGTCGCGACCGACATGGTCATCGACGGCAAGGCCGCGTACAACGTCATGGGGGACTGGGCCGTGGCCGAGTTCGCCGCCAAGGGCAAGAAGGAGCAGACCGACTACCAGTACTTCGCCGTTCCCGGCCAGGAGGGCGTCTTCGACTTCCTCGCTGACTCGTTCACCCTCCCCAAGGGCACGAAGAACCCCGGCGGCACGAAGGACTGGCTCATGCTGATCGGCTCGGCCGAGGGCCAGAAGGCCTTCAACCTGGCCAAGGGCTCCATCCCCGCCCGCACCGACGTGCCGGCGACGGACTTCCCGCCCTACCAGCAGTCCGCCATGGAGGCGTTCAAGACGAACGACATCGTCTCGTCGATCGCCCATGGTGCGGCCGTGTCCCTGGCGTGGAACGCTGACATGAGCACCGCGATCAGCAAGTTCTACACGACCAAGGACGACGCTGGGCTCGTCACCGACCTGACCGCTGCGGCCAAGAAGTACCTGCCCTGA
- a CDS encoding carbohydrate ABC transporter permease, whose translation MRTATKVRDWLPGFLLVLPSVIVVGIFVYWLILQNVLTSLDRTVTRATKRVTNPGGVENYTNLLGDDGYQHALFNLLVLTVVFVAGTMVFGLLWAVLLEKGVNAEGVFRSVYLLPMAISFIAAGIVWRWLLSPGKGEQAVGLNQLLAMMGLERFQSSWWQSPNTLSMAAMAIPAIWQLSGYVMALFLAGFRGISDDQREAARIDGATERQIYRHVLFPQLSPIALSALIIIGHMSMKMFDLIYAIAGQNSYKASVPATLMWTQMFQQNNPTAAAANATILLVLVALVVVPYLIYTNKTEKETRG comes from the coding sequence ATGCGCACGGCAACCAAGGTCCGTGACTGGCTGCCCGGCTTCCTGCTGGTGCTCCCGTCGGTCATCGTGGTGGGGATCTTCGTCTACTGGCTCATCCTCCAGAACGTCCTGACCTCGCTCGACCGCACGGTGACCCGCGCGACCAAACGCGTGACCAACCCCGGCGGGGTCGAGAACTACACCAACCTGCTCGGCGACGACGGCTACCAGCACGCGCTCTTCAACCTCCTGGTCCTCACGGTCGTCTTCGTCGCGGGAACCATGGTCTTCGGCCTGCTCTGGGCCGTCCTGCTGGAGAAGGGCGTCAACGCGGAAGGTGTCTTCCGCTCGGTGTACCTGCTCCCGATGGCGATCTCGTTCATCGCGGCCGGAATCGTCTGGCGCTGGCTCCTCTCTCCCGGCAAGGGTGAGCAGGCGGTCGGCCTCAACCAGCTCCTCGCGATGATGGGGCTGGAGCGGTTCCAGAGCTCGTGGTGGCAGTCGCCGAACACGCTGTCGATGGCGGCGATGGCGATCCCCGCGATCTGGCAGCTCTCCGGCTACGTCATGGCGCTCTTCCTCGCCGGCTTCCGGGGCATCTCCGACGACCAGCGCGAGGCGGCCCGGATCGACGGCGCGACCGAGCGGCAGATCTACCGGCACGTCCTCTTCCCGCAGCTGTCGCCGATCGCCCTGTCCGCGCTGATCATCATCGGCCACATGTCGATGAAGATGTTCGACCTCATCTACGCGATCGCCGGGCAGAACTCCTACAAGGCCTCGGTCCCCGCGACCCTCATGTGGACGCAGATGTTCCAGCAGAACAACCCGACCGCGGCGGCGGCCAACGCGACGATCCTGCTCGTTCTCGTCGCGCTCGTCGTCGTGCCCTACCTGATCTACACGAACAAGACGGAGAAGGAGACCCGCGGATGA
- a CDS encoding carbohydrate ABC transporter permease, whose protein sequence is MTTATAQTAPVAPGTDALGVRVSTGKAPGTEGTALGRTLRYALLILFVILILIPLYVLFVTSFKRSGDVNASQAWTFPSAWSIDGWRAAWDSLSPALFRSVILATSVAVLSASLGSLNGFVFAKWRFPGATTIFTLFLFGMFIPYQAVMIPLQGMLLDVQGTPGFSWFDGIAKLIAVHVIFGIPICTLIFRNYYATALPNEILEAAKVDGAGMLRTFRSIVLPISAPGFVVTMIWQFTSAWNDFLFALFLTNRNTGPVTYALNELAGGQNPDYPSIMAGVLLASLPTLLVYILLGRYFIGGLMSGSVK, encoded by the coding sequence ATGACCACGGCAACGGCACAGACGGCGCCGGTGGCCCCGGGCACTGACGCGCTCGGAGTACGCGTCTCCACCGGCAAGGCCCCCGGCACCGAGGGCACGGCCCTGGGTCGGACCCTGCGCTACGCGCTCCTCATCCTCTTCGTCATCCTCATCCTCATCCCCCTCTACGTCCTCTTCGTGACGAGCTTCAAGCGGAGCGGGGACGTCAACGCGAGCCAGGCGTGGACCTTCCCGAGCGCCTGGTCGATCGACGGCTGGCGCGCGGCCTGGGACTCGCTCTCGCCGGCCCTCTTCCGGTCGGTGATCCTCGCGACGTCGGTGGCGGTGCTGTCGGCGTCGCTCGGCTCGCTCAACGGCTTCGTCTTCGCCAAGTGGCGCTTCCCGGGTGCGACGACGATCTTCACGCTCTTCCTCTTCGGGATGTTCATCCCCTACCAGGCCGTGATGATCCCGCTCCAGGGGATGCTGCTGGACGTCCAGGGCACCCCGGGTTTCTCGTGGTTCGACGGGATCGCCAAGCTCATTGCCGTCCACGTCATCTTCGGCATCCCGATCTGCACGCTGATCTTCCGGAACTACTACGCCACGGCGCTGCCCAACGAGATCCTCGAGGCGGCCAAGGTCGACGGTGCCGGGATGCTCCGGACCTTCCGCTCCATCGTGCTGCCGATCTCGGCGCCCGGCTTCGTCGTGACGATGATCTGGCAGTTCACCTCGGCGTGGAACGACTTCCTCTTCGCGCTCTTCCTGACGAACCGCAACACCGGGCCGGTGACCTACGCGCTCAACGAGCTCGCGGGTGGGCAGAACCCGGACTACCCGTCGATCATGGCGGGCGTGCTGCTCGCCTCGCTGCCGACCCTGCTCGTCTACATCCTGCTCGGCCGGTACTTCATCGGCGGCCTCATGAGCGGCTCCGTCAAGTAG
- a CDS encoding mycothiol transferase has translation MDDSRTSASTTTELLIDGFGRIAEGVPGVVAGLSAEQLLWRPDPEANHIAWLVWHLSRQQDEQLAGLGHVRSAWRSGDWAARFDLPYAPDAHGYGMSAAEVGAFTVPDPAHLVGYHEAVHEVTLTVLRGLGADDYGTVIDRSWDPPVTVSVRIVSVLDDAAKHLGQAQYVRGMVLRRS, from the coding sequence ATGGACGACAGCCGCACCTCCGCCAGCACCACCACCGAGCTGCTCATCGACGGGTTCGGCCGGATCGCGGAGGGGGTCCCCGGGGTCGTCGCGGGCCTCAGCGCCGAGCAGCTGCTCTGGCGGCCGGACCCGGAGGCCAACCACATCGCGTGGCTCGTCTGGCACCTGAGCCGGCAGCAGGACGAGCAGCTGGCCGGCCTGGGTCACGTTCGGTCCGCGTGGCGGTCAGGGGACTGGGCCGCGCGCTTCGACCTGCCCTACGCGCCCGATGCCCACGGCTACGGCATGTCGGCGGCAGAGGTCGGCGCCTTCACGGTCCCCGACCCGGCGCACCTCGTCGGCTACCACGAGGCGGTCCACGAGGTGACCCTCACGGTCCTGCGCGGACTGGGGGCAGACGACTACGGCACCGTCATCGACCGCAGCTGGGACCCGCCGGTCACGGTCAGCGTCCGAATCGTCTCGGTGCTCGACGACGCGGCCAAGCACCTGGGGCAGGCGCAGTACGTCAGAGGGATGGTCCTGCGCCGCAGCTGA